The sequence below is a genomic window from Bacteroidales bacterium.
TACCTGAATAGAAGTTTTTATTTTATATGGTAGTTCTAGAGTAGCTCTGGTGTGAACATTATGAAATTATTACCTATCAGTAGTACATCATCCCGTTGTTAATGCAAAATACGAAAGAAGTTTATGGAAAATATCAAAGTTAAAATCAACATTATTACGACATATTCAAACTAATTCATGTTCGAAGAAATGCTACGCACTCTCGAAGTATAGCATAAAAGGAAAAAATTTTATTTGATATTAATAATTATTACAATATATTTTTTTTCAAAATATTAATGGGGTAGTTACCTTATACATTTGATCAATCAGTATTGTTTGGAAATCCTATACATATTAATCTTTTACACACCTACAGCTAAAACCATTTTCTGGTACATAAAAAGAGCGTCCAATTAAAGGAACAGTGTAATTTAAAGCGTAAACCCAGGGAGAATAATTAAGGTAAGCGGTGGAAGTCCAGAAATATGCACTCTGCCCATAATCTTCAAAAACTCCCTGCCATGTGTCACCTCCAGGCAATGCTGAAAACCCACTTATATTTGTAGCTCCAGCATTTGGAGGCCACCAATAATTTGAACAATTATCTTTGAGCATTCCTCCTTCAACGGTACCAATAACACCAGTAGACATGTTATAGGGAAAATCATTTGGATTACTACTAATATTTCGCAACAATGTAATCCATTCAAAATGTGAAGGAATATGCCAACCTTCAGGACATAACCCTCTAACAGGTACAGGGCAACGGTCAAAAGGGGGAGGACCGCTTCCATTGCATCCTGATGCCCCCTGCATTAGATTGTACCATTCATATAATCCCCCCATCGGACATGAAGGATCAGCAACACCATTAATATTCATGCAAAACTTTGTTCCACTTTGTTGAGGAGATGTGATGGGTGCATACACTCCGGCATTTAAATTTTCAGCCATCCACCATTGATTACCAATTTTTATGACCGAATATGAATTTCCGTTATTATCTTGACATTTTACAAAGGTGAAATTTACAATCTCATTTGAGGTAGGTTTAATTATTTTTACAGTCTTGTATATTCCGCCTGAAATACCAGTTAATTTAATGATATCACCTGAATGATAAAGCATTTGAATGATATTGCTTGAATGTTTTACTGCATTGCCGTCAGGGTAGTCAGGAACTACATTACATTGGATATTGACCGTATTTGATGATAAACAAAAACTAATTAGCTTTTGTCTTAGGATCATTGTTCCTGAAATAACTTCTAAATGATATAAGCCCATAGGCAGTGATTGAATGAGTAACGCATTTGATCCTTTTTCTAATATTATGTTTTTAGAAAATATTATTTTTCCGGAAGCATCTATTATATTGACTATTGCTTTTGTTTGGCCATATGCATTTATCATTACT
It includes:
- a CDS encoding T9SS type A sorting domain-containing protein, with translation MIKKILIHYNILLAMITIFAHKWMLSQNYFIQFTADGESTIIDSVIVENISKCEKIKISGSDVLNLTSSLSNNDNNFLNYDQARCIPNPFDESCIVMINAYGQTKAIVNIIDASGKIIFSKNIILEKGSNALLIQSLPMGLYHLEVISGTMILRQKLISFCLSSNTVNIQCNVVPDYPDGNAVKHSSNIIQMLYHSGDIIKLTGISGGIYKTVKIIKPTSNEIVNFTFVKCQDNNGNSYSVIKIGNQWWMAENLNAGVYAPITSPQQSGTKFCMNINGVADPSCPMGGLYEWYNLMQGASGCNGSGPPPFDRCPVPVRGLCPEGWHIPSHFEWITLLRNISSNPNDFPYNMSTGVIGTVEGGMLKDNCSNYWWPPNAGATNISGFSALPGGDTWQGVFEDYGQSAYFWTSTAYLNYSPWVYALNYTVPLIGRSFYVPENGFSCRCVKD